A genomic window from Erythrobacter sp. BLCC-B19 includes:
- a CDS encoding NADH dehydrogenase ubiquinone Fe-S protein 4, translating to MSARIYQKTKHAMQSGKAHTDEWVLEFEQSQARFADPLMGWTGTGDTQSQVRLTFPDKDAAKAYAAKYGIAARVHATPPKRLKLQAYADNFR from the coding sequence ATGAGCGCGAGAATTTATCAGAAGACCAAACACGCCATGCAGTCCGGCAAGGCCCACACGGATGAGTGGGTGCTGGAGTTCGAACAGTCGCAGGCGCGCTTTGCCGATCCGCTGATGGGCTGGACAGGCACCGGCGACACCCAGTCGCAAGTGCGTCTGACCTTCCCCGACAAGGATGCGGCCAAGGCCTATGCCGCCAAGTATGGCATTGCCGCGCGCGTTCACGCGACCCCGCCCAAGCGGCTCAAGCTGCAAGCCTACGCCGATAATTTTCGTTGA
- a CDS encoding DNA polymerase III subunit gamma/tau, whose amino-acid sequence MNDSDPELAEDDSGPTAAELEAAGQSALFGDPAPPPPAAAPATPDSAPVSKPAPASASQPYRVLARKYRPQTFSELIGQEAMVRTLANAIARDRLAHAFLMTGVRGVGKTSTARLIAKALNCIGPDGQGGPTIDPCGVCEACTSIAEGRHIDVIEMDAASNTGVDDVREIIEQVRYAAVSARYKIYIIDEVHMLSRNAFNALLKTLEEPPAHVKFLFATTEVDKLPVTVLSRTQRFDLRRIPAPLLAEHFANVCRLEGVEAEGEALSIIANAAEGSVRDGLSILDQAIAHADLDGEGKVAAARVRDMLGLADKSAQRRLLGHLLSGDAKALLAAVDEQYALGVEPLALIRALMDLTHRITLAQVAGDAPEAPTEEERAALGDFAKRLGAAELHRLWQLLLKGHDEVRTAPDPLVSLQMALLRILHAAQMPDPGKLARRIEELAASGFAAAPAGEGAAPAPMAPVAAAPSQDWAALVEQVDASGQLRVAQMMRDRVRVIELGPERLVYQQADNFPDDPAPDIREALFKVTGKRWLIERGAGEAQPSLREAAEAAAAAEEARIRADPLVMAAFEAFPDAELIPPAKAAAGGSPPWN is encoded by the coding sequence ATGAACGATTCCGATCCCGAACTGGCTGAGGACGACTCCGGCCCGACCGCTGCCGAGCTTGAGGCGGCGGGGCAAAGCGCCCTGTTCGGCGATCCGGCGCCGCCGCCGCCGGCCGCCGCGCCCGCAACGCCGGATTCAGCGCCCGTATCCAAGCCCGCGCCGGCGTCGGCCAGCCAGCCATACCGCGTGCTCGCGCGCAAATATCGCCCGCAGACCTTCTCCGAACTGATCGGGCAGGAGGCGATGGTGCGCACCCTCGCCAATGCGATTGCGCGCGACCGGCTCGCCCATGCCTTCCTGATGACCGGGGTGCGCGGGGTGGGCAAGACTTCGACCGCGCGGCTGATCGCCAAGGCGCTGAACTGCATCGGCCCGGACGGGCAGGGCGGGCCCACGATCGACCCTTGCGGGGTGTGCGAGGCCTGCACCTCGATCGCCGAGGGCCGTCATATTGACGTGATCGAGATGGACGCGGCCTCGAACACCGGGGTCGATGATGTGCGCGAGATCATCGAGCAGGTGCGCTATGCCGCCGTCTCGGCGCGCTACAAGATCTATATCATCGACGAAGTCCACATGCTGTCGCGCAATGCTTTCAATGCCTTGCTCAAGACACTTGAGGAACCGCCCGCGCACGTGAAGTTCCTTTTCGCCACCACCGAGGTCGACAAGCTTCCCGTGACGGTGCTCAGCCGCACCCAGCGCTTCGATCTGCGGCGGATTCCGGCGCCGCTGCTGGCAGAGCACTTCGCCAATGTCTGCCGCCTCGAAGGGGTCGAGGCCGAGGGCGAGGCGCTCAGCATCATCGCCAATGCTGCCGAAGGATCGGTGCGCGACGGGCTCTCGATCCTCGATCAGGCGATTGCCCATGCCGACTTGGACGGGGAGGGCAAGGTCGCCGCGGCCCGTGTGCGCGATATGCTGGGCCTTGCCGACAAGAGCGCGCAGCGCCGCTTGCTGGGGCACCTTTTGTCAGGCGATGCCAAGGCTTTGCTGGCCGCTGTTGACGAGCAATATGCGTTGGGGGTCGAGCCGCTGGCGCTGATCCGCGCGTTGATGGATCTGACCCACCGGATCACGCTGGCGCAGGTCGCAGGCGATGCGCCCGAAGCGCCAACCGAGGAAGAGCGCGCGGCGCTCGGCGATTTTGCCAAGCGGCTGGGGGCGGCTGAACTGCACCGGCTGTGGCAATTGCTGCTGAAGGGCCATGACGAGGTGCGCACCGCGCCCGATCCGCTGGTGTCGCTCCAGATGGCCTTGCTGCGGATTCTCCACGCGGCGCAGATGCCCGATCCCGGCAAGCTTGCGCGGCGGATCGAGGAGCTTGCGGCGAGCGGCTTTGCTGCCGCGCCGGCTGGCGAGGGCGCTGCCCCTGCGCCAATGGCTCCGGTGGCCGCGGCGCCCTCGCAGGATTGGGCCGCGCTGGTCGAACAGGTCGATGCCTCCGGCCAGCTGCGCGTCGCCCAGATGATGCGTGATCGGGTGCGGGTGATCGAACTTGGCCCGGAACGGCTCGTCTATCAGCAGGCCGACAATTTCCCCGATGATCCTGCGCCCGATATCCGCGAGGCGCTGTTCAAGGTGACCGGCAAGCGCTGGCTGATCGAGCGCGGCGCGGGCGAGGCCCAGCCGTCCTTGCGCGAAGCCGCCGAGGCGGCTGCTGCGGCAGAGGAAGCGCGCATCCGCGCCGATCCGCTGGTGATGGCCGCCTTCGAGGCCTTCCCCGATGCCGAACTGATCCCCCCCGCCAAGGCCGCCGCTGGCGGCAGCCCCCCCTGGAACTGA
- a CDS encoding chorismate mutase: protein MAHDPQTPSAPDPVLAGFRKSIDNIDAALIHMLAERFRITQAVGEYKAKATLPPADPDREARQIARLRKLSEEADLDPEFSEKFLRFIIEEVIRHHERAAAG, encoded by the coding sequence ATGGCGCATGATCCGCAAACCCCCTCCGCACCCGACCCGGTGCTTGCAGGCTTTCGCAAGAGCATCGACAATATTGATGCGGCCCTCATCCATATGCTCGCCGAGCGGTTCCGGATCACCCAGGCGGTGGGGGAATACAAGGCGAAGGCGACCCTTCCCCCGGCCGATCCCGACCGCGAGGCACGGCAGATCGCGCGGCTGAGGAAGCTCTCGGAAGAGGCTGATCTCGATCCGGAATTCTCCGAGAAGTTCCTGCGTTTCATCATTGAAGAGGTGATCCGCCACCACGAGCGCGCAGCGGCAGGCTAG
- a CDS encoding DUF1905 domain-containing protein, whose amino-acid sequence MTDLLARIAFAGEVVEWRGPAPFLFVPVPEEHLAELRYAAREASYGWGCVPVAARIGVTDFTTSLFPRGETYFLPVKVAVQRAEGVGLGDRVTAEIAITRR is encoded by the coding sequence GTGACCGACCTCCTCGCCCGGATCGCGTTTGCGGGCGAGGTCGTCGAATGGCGCGGCCCTGCGCCGTTTCTGTTCGTGCCGGTGCCCGAGGAGCACCTCGCCGAACTGCGCTATGCCGCGCGCGAGGCGAGTTACGGGTGGGGCTGCGTCCCTGTGGCTGCAAGGATCGGGGTGACCGATTTCACCACCTCGCTCTTCCCGCGGGGCGAGACCTATTTCCTGCCCGTGAAGGTCGCGGTGCAGCGGGCCGAAGGGGTCGGGCTGGGTGACCGCGTCACCGCCGAAATCGCCATCACGCGCCGCTGA
- the hrpB gene encoding ATP-dependent helicase HrpB, whose product MSLDLPIHAVLPQICAALAGEGAGVLIAPPGAGKTTAVAPAILGEAWCSGQIIMTSPRRVAARAAAERMAEMLGEKPGETVGYMTRLDSKVSSKTRILVVTEAILVNRLVEDPELPGVSALLFDEAHERALDSDLGLALALETRAVLREDLRVLVMSATIDGARFSRLLGEGAPIIESEGRSFPLTIKWLGGDASLAIEDRMAAAVMTAWGEESGDILAFLPGVREIERVRERLEARLAGTPIHPLHGQIEPAAQRAAIRRDPDGRRRIVLATAIAETSLTLDGVSVVVDSGLARLAEFDRAAGTTHLVTRRASQASATQRAGRAARQGPGVAYRLWEEAAHAGLPPFAPPEIIQADLAPLLLRLAKWGTADPASLPWLDPPPEPSVAAARRALEALGALDAGGRITALGEAIAALPMSPDQAAAVLHGAAAGVGEDAARLVMLLQERGLGGRGEDLLQRLARWRSDRAPRSTAAAGIARGWAGQAAKLTGVIGEAGAQDAAEALALARPDFVARRRDPSGEHWISAGGRGYILDPAAPLARAEWIVIGDAQGQAKGARITAGAELSPDRIGALFAKELAERITTRWNKEKNRVEARRERRLGAIVLASTPEPAPDPALLVDILVEKALEKLGELLPPGFLARARFAGVDALSPESLRARAADWLVPLLSGRRDCDLPPHRFAEAALGLLDWNARQALDRAAPTHFTSPADTRHAIDYAGDDAPSVEVRVQGVFGLDTHPMIGSTPLLLKLTSPGGRPVQSTRDLPGFWRGSWRDVVKDMKGRYPKHRWPDQPWLEKPSMKTKNAFKG is encoded by the coding sequence GTGAGCCTCGACCTTCCCATCCACGCCGTTTTGCCGCAAATCTGCGCCGCGCTAGCGGGCGAAGGTGCGGGCGTGCTGATCGCGCCGCCGGGAGCGGGCAAGACCACCGCGGTCGCGCCCGCAATACTGGGCGAGGCGTGGTGCAGCGGCCAGATCATCATGACCTCGCCCCGCCGCGTCGCCGCCCGCGCTGCGGCCGAACGGATGGCGGAAATGCTGGGCGAGAAGCCGGGCGAGACGGTCGGCTACATGACCCGGCTCGACAGCAAGGTCTCTTCGAAGACCCGCATCCTTGTCGTGACCGAGGCGATTCTCGTGAACCGGCTGGTGGAAGACCCGGAGCTTCCCGGCGTGTCCGCGCTGCTGTTCGACGAGGCGCATGAACGCGCGCTCGACAGCGATCTCGGGCTCGCGCTCGCGCTCGAAACGCGCGCCGTGCTGCGCGAGGATTTGCGCGTGCTGGTGATGTCGGCCACCATCGACGGCGCGCGTTTCTCTCGGCTGCTGGGCGAGGGCGCGCCGATCATCGAAAGCGAGGGGCGTAGCTTTCCTCTGACAATCAAATGGCTTGGCGGCGATGCCTCGCTCGCGATCGAGGATCGCATGGCGGCGGCGGTGATGACCGCATGGGGCGAGGAGAGTGGCGATATCCTCGCTTTCTTGCCCGGCGTGCGCGAGATCGAGCGGGTGCGCGAACGGCTGGAGGCGCGCCTCGCCGGCACCCCGATCCACCCGCTCCACGGCCAGATCGAACCTGCTGCCCAGCGCGCCGCGATCCGCCGCGATCCCGATGGCCGGCGCCGGATCGTGCTGGCGACAGCGATTGCGGAAACCTCGCTTACGCTCGACGGGGTGAGTGTTGTGGTCGACAGCGGCCTTGCAAGACTCGCCGAGTTCGACCGCGCGGCGGGCACCACCCACCTCGTCACCCGCCGCGCCTCGCAAGCGTCAGCAACGCAGCGGGCGGGGCGTGCGGCGCGGCAGGGGCCGGGGGTGGCTTACCGCTTGTGGGAGGAGGCCGCGCACGCGGGTCTGCCGCCTTTCGCGCCGCCCGAAATCATCCAGGCCGACCTTGCCCCGCTTTTGCTGCGGCTTGCGAAGTGGGGGACGGCAGACCCGGCCAGCCTGCCCTGGCTCGATCCGCCGCCCGAACCCTCCGTCGCCGCCGCGCGGCGCGCATTGGAGGCGCTGGGCGCGCTCGATGCGGGCGGGCGGATTACCGCTCTGGGAGAGGCCATCGCTGCGCTTCCGATGTCGCCCGATCAGGCCGCTGCCGTGCTCCACGGTGCGGCGGCGGGCGTGGGCGAGGATGCGGCGCGGCTGGTGATGCTGTTGCAGGAGCGCGGGCTGGGCGGGCGCGGCGAGGACTTGCTCCAACGCCTCGCGCGCTGGCGCAGCGACCGCGCGCCGCGCAGCACCGCGGCGGCAGGGATCGCGCGCGGCTGGGCCGGGCAGGCGGCCAAGCTCACCGGAGTGATCGGCGAAGCCGGCGCGCAGGACGCCGCCGAAGCGCTGGCGCTGGCCCGCCCCGATTTCGTCGCCCGCCGCCGCGATCCTTCGGGCGAGCACTGGATCAGCGCCGGGGGGCGGGGCTACATCCTCGATCCCGCCGCGCCGCTCGCCCGCGCTGAGTGGATCGTGATTGGCGATGCGCAGGGGCAGGCCAAGGGCGCGCGGATCACGGCAGGGGCGGAACTCTCCCCCGACCGGATCGGTGCCCTGTTTGCCAAGGAACTTGCAGAGCGCATCACAACCCGCTGGAACAAGGAAAAGAACCGGGTCGAGGCGCGGCGCGAACGGCGACTTGGGGCGATCGTTCTGGCGAGCACCCCCGAACCCGCGCCCGATCCCGCGCTGCTTGTGGATATCCTTGTGGAGAAGGCGCTGGAGAAGCTGGGGGAACTGCTGCCCCCCGGCTTTCTCGCCCGTGCCCGCTTTGCCGGGGTCGATGCACTCTCGCCCGAGAGCCTTCGCGCCCGCGCTGCCGACTGGCTCGTGCCGTTGCTCTCAGGCCGCCGCGATTGCGATCTGCCCCCGCACCGCTTTGCCGAGGCCGCGCTCGGCTTGCTCGACTGGAACGCGCGTCAAGCGCTCGACCGTGCCGCGCCGACCCACTTCACCTCGCCCGCCGATACCCGCCATGCGATCGACTATGCCGGCGACGACGCGCCGAGTGTCGAGGTGCGGGTGCAGGGTGTGTTCGGGCTCGATACGCACCCGATGATCGGCAGCACGCCGCTCTTGCTCAAGCTCACCAGCCCCGGCGGGCGCCCGGTGCAATCGACCCGCGACCTCCCCGGCTTCTGGCGCGGCAGCTGGCGCGATGTGGTGAAGGACATGAAGGGCCGCTATCCCAAGCACCGCTGGCCCGACCAGCCGTGGCTCGAAAAGCCGAGCATGAAGACCAAAAACGCGTTTAAAGGTTAG
- a CDS encoding polyprenyl synthetase family protein — translation MSADIIPLPRKAPTLDPMLSLTAGGMNSVNAVILDRMQSEIPLIPRLAGHLISGGGKRLRPMLTLAGAELVGYKGTRHHKLAAAVEFIHTATLLHDDVVDGSELRRGKAAANIIFGNPATVLVGDFLFSRAFELMTEDGSLRVLSILSRASAVIAEGEVSQLSAQRQINTSEEQYLHIIGAKTAALFAAASQIAAVVAECSEEQERALEAYGRNLGVAFQLVDDAIDYDSDAAEMGKDQGDDFREGKMTLPVILAYARGGEDERKFWKDAIIGHRTSDDDLAHAISLIGKHNAVEDTRERARHFAHRAIDAISIFPDSKARAAMAEAAQFAVARGH, via the coding sequence ATGAGTGCCGACATCATTCCCCTGCCGCGCAAGGCACCGACACTCGATCCGATGCTGTCGCTGACAGCAGGCGGCATGAATTCCGTCAACGCGGTGATCCTCGACCGGATGCAGAGCGAGATCCCGCTGATCCCGCGTCTGGCCGGGCACCTCATCAGCGGCGGGGGCAAGCGGCTGCGGCCGATGCTGACGCTCGCCGGGGCGGAACTGGTGGGCTACAAGGGCACCCGCCACCACAAGCTCGCCGCGGCGGTCGAGTTCATCCATACCGCCACGCTGCTGCATGACGATGTGGTCGACGGCAGCGAACTGCGCCGGGGCAAAGCTGCGGCCAACATCATCTTCGGCAATCCGGCGACCGTGCTGGTCGGCGACTTCCTGTTCAGCCGCGCCTTCGAACTGATGACCGAGGATGGCTCGCTCCGGGTGCTCTCGATCCTCTCGCGCGCCAGCGCGGTGATCGCGGAAGGGGAGGTCTCGCAGCTTTCCGCCCAGCGCCAGATCAACACCAGCGAAGAACAATACCTCCACATCATCGGCGCCAAGACCGCCGCGCTCTTCGCCGCGGCCAGCCAGATTGCCGCGGTGGTGGCGGAATGTTCGGAAGAGCAGGAGCGCGCGCTCGAGGCCTATGGCCGCAACCTTGGCGTCGCCTTCCAGCTGGTCGATGATGCGATTGACTACGATTCCGACGCTGCCGAAATGGGCAAGGACCAGGGCGACGATTTCCGTGAAGGCAAGATGACCCTGCCGGTGATTCTCGCCTACGCCCGAGGGGGCGAGGACGAACGCAAGTTCTGGAAGGACGCGATCATCGGCCACCGCACCTCGGACGATGACCTCGCGCACGCGATCAGCCTGATCGGCAAGCACAATGCGGTCGAGGATACACGCGAGCGCGCCCGGCACTTCGCGCACCGGGCGATCGACGCGATCTCGATCTTCCCCGACAGCAAGGCGCGTGCGGCGATGGCCGAAGCGGCGCAATTCGCGGTCGCGCGGGGGCACTGA
- a CDS encoding YbaB/EbfC family nucleoid-associated protein, with product MKSMEEMMAAAQKAAETIQKQMNEMQVKLDSIEVEGTAGGGLVKVRASAKGRILGVHIDDSLMTPDDKQILEDLVAAAFNDARDRADRVSEQQMREMQGSMGLPPGFNLPGMG from the coding sequence ATGAAGTCGATGGAAGAAATGATGGCCGCAGCCCAGAAGGCCGCCGAGACCATCCAGAAGCAGATGAACGAAATGCAGGTGAAGCTCGATTCGATCGAGGTCGAGGGCACCGCAGGCGGCGGGCTGGTGAAAGTCCGCGCCAGCGCCAAGGGCCGCATCCTGGGCGTGCATATCGACGACAGCCTGATGACGCCGGACGACAAGCAGATCCTCGAAGACCTCGTCGCTGCCGCCTTCAATGACGCCCGCGACCGGGCGGACCGCGTGTCGGAACAGCAGATGCGCGAAATGCAGGGCTCGATGGGCCTGCCGCCGGGGTTCAATCTGCCCGGCATGGGGTGA